A single window of Streptococcus cristatus ATCC 51100 DNA harbors:
- the smpB gene encoding SsrA-binding protein SmpB, translating to MAKGEGKVVAQNKKARHDYTIVDTIEAGMVLTGTEIKSVRAARINLKDGFAQIKNGEAWLSNVHIAPYEEGNIWNQEPERRRKLLLHKKQIQKLEQETKGTGMTLVPLKVYLKDGYAKLLLGLAKGKHDYDKRESIKRREQNRDIARQMKNFNTR from the coding sequence ATGGCAAAGGGAGAAGGAAAGGTCGTCGCGCAAAATAAAAAGGCCAGACACGATTACACTATCGTGGATACCATCGAAGCTGGCATGGTGCTGACGGGGACAGAAATCAAGAGTGTCCGTGCTGCCCGCATCAATCTCAAAGACGGCTTTGCCCAGATCAAGAACGGTGAGGCCTGGCTCAGCAATGTCCATATCGCTCCTTATGAAGAGGGCAATATCTGGAACCAAGAGCCTGAGCGCCGCAGAAAGCTGCTGCTGCACAAGAAGCAGATCCAAAAGCTGGAGCAGGAGACCAAGGGCACTGGGATGACACTGGTGCCGCTCAAGGTCTATCTCAAGGACGGTTATGCCAAGCTCCTACTGGGTCTAGCCAAAGGGAAGCACGACTACGACAAGCGCGAGTCCATCAAACGCCGCGAGCAAAACCGTGACATTGCAAGACAAATGAAGAACTTTAATACAAGATAA
- the rnr gene encoding ribonuclease R produces MKEEIIEYFKKKQQASVNELAAALGKESSKDFSALVKMISQMERKHQIRFDDEGRIELYEKKKQERLTLKGVFHAHKNGFGFVTLNEEEDDLFISRNDVNHAIDGDTVEVVITKVADRIKGTSAEAKIIDILEHSLTSAVGQLVLDEEKPKYAGYIRSKNQKIRQPIYVKKPAMVLDGTEVLKVAIDKYPTKKHDFFVASLLDVVGHVNDPGIDVLEVLESMDIVSEFPEKVLEEAERVPDAPSESDLEGRLDLREEITFTIDGADAKDLDDAVHIKRLKNGNFELGVHIADVSYYVKEGSELDKEALNRATSVYVTDRVVPMLPERLSNGICSLNPNVDRLTQSAIMEIDAKGRVVKHTITQSVIKTTFRMTYSDVNDIIAGDQEKAAQFKAIVPSIDSMVRLHEILESMRFKRGALNFDTNEAKIIVNKEGRPVDIVLRQRGIAERMIESFMLVANETVAEHFAKLNLPFIYRIHEEPKAEKVQKFIDYASSFGIRIYGTASSMSQQALQDIMEAVKDQPYEDVLSMMLLRSMQQARYSEHNHGHYGLAAEFYTHFTSPIRRYPDLLVHRMVRDYGKSKEIAEHFEQVIPEIASQSSSRERRAIEAEREVEAMKKAEYMEEFVGEEFDGVVSCVVKFGLFVELPNTVEGLIHVTNLPEFYSYNERTMSLQGEKSGVVFKVGQQIRIKLVRADKATGEIDFEYLPSEFDLVEKTSKSGRGKSGRKRRREDDKRSHSSKEKGYRDQKDKKSKKGKSQKAFYKELVKKGAKHGKGRRKGRRAK; encoded by the coding sequence ATGAAAGAAGAAATTATAGAATATTTTAAAAAAAAGCAGCAGGCTAGCGTGAATGAGCTGGCGGCTGCTTTGGGGAAAGAGTCTTCCAAGGACTTTAGTGCCTTGGTCAAGATGATCTCCCAAATGGAAAGAAAGCATCAGATTCGCTTTGATGATGAGGGGCGGATTGAGCTTTATGAGAAGAAAAAGCAGGAGCGTCTGACGCTCAAGGGTGTTTTTCATGCCCACAAAAATGGCTTTGGCTTTGTCACCTTGAATGAAGAAGAGGATGATCTTTTTATCAGCCGTAATGATGTCAATCATGCCATTGATGGCGATACGGTGGAAGTAGTCATTACCAAGGTGGCAGATCGTATCAAGGGAACGTCAGCTGAAGCTAAGATTATTGATATTTTGGAGCATAGCCTGACATCAGCTGTTGGCCAGTTGGTGTTGGATGAGGAAAAGCCCAAGTATGCCGGCTATATCCGCTCGAAAAATCAGAAAATCCGCCAGCCTATTTATGTTAAAAAACCAGCCATGGTTTTAGATGGCACAGAGGTACTCAAGGTCGCTATTGACAAATACCCAACCAAGAAACATGATTTCTTTGTGGCTAGCCTCCTTGATGTAGTTGGTCATGTTAATGATCCAGGTATTGATGTACTGGAAGTGCTGGAGTCCATGGATATTGTCTCCGAGTTTCCAGAAAAGGTCTTGGAAGAGGCTGAACGCGTTCCGGATGCACCTTCAGAGAGTGATTTGGAAGGCCGTTTGGACCTACGCGAAGAGATTACCTTTACCATTGATGGAGCGGATGCCAAGGACTTGGACGATGCGGTCCATATCAAGCGCTTGAAAAATGGTAATTTTGAGCTGGGCGTCCACATCGCAGATGTATCCTACTATGTCAAAGAAGGCTCTGAGCTGGACAAGGAAGCCCTCAATCGGGCGACTTCAGTCTATGTGACAGACCGCGTGGTGCCTATGCTGCCGGAGCGCCTGTCCAACGGTATCTGCTCTCTCAATCCCAATGTGGACCGGCTGACCCAGTCAGCTATCATGGAGATTGATGCCAAGGGGCGCGTGGTCAAGCATACCATCACCCAGTCTGTCATTAAAACGACCTTCCGCATGACCTACAGCGATGTCAACGACATCATCGCAGGAGATCAGGAAAAGGCTGCGCAGTTCAAGGCCATTGTGCCTAGTATTGACAGTATGGTTCGTCTGCATGAGATTCTGGAAAGCATGCGCTTTAAACGCGGTGCGCTTAACTTTGACACCAATGAAGCTAAAATCATCGTCAACAAGGAAGGCCGGCCAGTGGATATTGTCCTGCGTCAGCGGGGAATTGCCGAGCGCATGATTGAATCCTTTATGCTAGTGGCTAATGAGACGGTGGCTGAGCATTTTGCTAAGCTAAATCTGCCCTTCATCTATCGGATTCACGAGGAACCAAAAGCGGAGAAGGTGCAGAAGTTTATCGACTACGCCTCTAGCTTTGGGATTCGGATATACGGGACGGCTAGCTCTATGAGTCAGCAGGCTCTGCAAGATATTATGGAGGCGGTCAAAGACCAGCCTTATGAGGATGTTTTGTCCATGATGCTTCTGCGCTCTATGCAGCAGGCTCGCTACTCTGAGCACAATCACGGCCACTATGGTCTAGCAGCGGAGTTTTATACGCATTTCACCAGTCCGATTCGCCGCTATCCGGACCTTCTGGTTCACCGGATGGTGCGGGATTATGGCAAGTCTAAAGAAATAGCAGAGCATTTTGAGCAAGTGATTCCAGAGATTGCCAGTCAGTCTTCCAGTCGAGAGCGTCGGGCTATTGAGGCTGAGCGTGAAGTCGAAGCCATGAAGAAGGCTGAGTATATGGAAGAATTTGTCGGAGAAGAGTTTGACGGTGTGGTCTCATGTGTGGTTAAGTTTGGACTCTTCGTCGAACTGCCCAATACGGTCGAAGGCTTGATTCATGTCACAAACTTGCCAGAGTTTTACAGCTACAATGAGCGGACGATGAGCCTGCAAGGAGAAAAGTCTGGTGTGGTCTTCAAGGTCGGTCAGCAGATTCGCATCAAGCTGGTTCGAGCGGATAAGGCTACGGGCGAGATTGACTTTGAATACCTGCCTAGTGAATTTGACCTGGTAGAAAAGACTAGCAAGAGTGGCAGAGGCAAGTCAGGTAGAAAGAGACGCCGTGAGGATGACAAGCGCAGCCATTCTTCCAAAGAAAAAGGCTATAGAGATCAGAAAGATAAGAAGTCCAAAAAAGGCAAGAGTCAGAAGGCATTTTACAAGGAATTAGTCAAGAAAGGAGCCAAGCATGGCAAAGGGAGAAGGAAAGGTCGTCGCGCAAAATAA
- the secG gene encoding preprotein translocase subunit SecG: MYSLLLTILVILSGFIVIAIFMQPTKNQSSNVFDSSANDLFERSKARGFEAVMQRLTGFLIFVWLLIALILAVLSSK, translated from the coding sequence ATGTATAGCCTATTATTAACGATTTTAGTCATTTTATCAGGTTTTATTGTCATTGCTATTTTCATGCAACCAACTAAAAACCAATCTAGTAACGTGTTTGATTCGAGTGCCAACGACCTTTTTGAGCGGTCAAAAGCACGGGGATTTGAAGCTGTGATGCAGCGTCTGACAGGATTTTTGATCTTTGTCTGGTTGCTGATTGCCTTGATATTGGCAGTATTATCTAGTAAATAA
- the rpmG gene encoding 50S ribosomal protein L33, producing MRVKIHLKCSSCGSQNYLTSKNSKTHPDKIEVLKYCPKERKVTLHLESK from the coding sequence GTGCGCGTTAAAATTCATTTGAAATGCTCCAGTTGCGGCAGTCAGAATTATCTGACCAGTAAGAATAGTAAGACTCATCCTGATAAGATTGAGGTATTGAAGTACTGCCCCAAGGAAAGAAAAGTAACCTTACATCTTGAATCTAAGTAG
- a CDS encoding multidrug efflux MFS transporter, giving the protein MQVNWKHNLKIAWFGNFLTGASISLVTPFMPLFVEQLGARGHEVEYYAGLGIALSAVSAAFLSPVWGSLADRYGRKPMMIRAATAMVFTMGGIAFVPNIFWLLVLRFLNGVFAGYVPNSTALIASQVPKEKTGYALGTLATGVVAGNLMGPLIGGVIAEVFGIRNVFLLIGFFFLIATLMTAAFIREDFRPITKEEEIGFGELIRQIRYPKLLLTLFLTSFVIQFAAQSIGPILSLYIRELGQTDNLIFVSGLIVSSMGLSSMLSSSILGRMGDRMGNHRLLVLAQFYSIIIYLLCAHAGSSLQLGFYRFLFGLGTGALVPGVNALLSKITPKFGISRIFSYNQIFFYLGGVIGPMSGSAIAATAGYHSVFYATAGLVGLSLLINLFCFGNLLKKKEI; this is encoded by the coding sequence ATACAAGTAAATTGGAAACATAATCTGAAAATCGCCTGGTTTGGGAACTTCCTGACAGGTGCCAGCATTTCTCTAGTCACTCCTTTTATGCCCCTTTTTGTGGAGCAGCTAGGAGCGCGTGGTCATGAGGTGGAGTATTATGCTGGTCTTGGCATTGCTCTTTCGGCTGTTTCGGCAGCCTTTTTATCCCCTGTCTGGGGCAGTCTGGCTGACCGCTATGGTCGTAAACCTATGATGATTCGGGCAGCTACGGCTATGGTCTTTACCATGGGTGGCATTGCCTTTGTGCCTAATATTTTTTGGCTCTTGGTCTTACGCTTTCTCAACGGTGTTTTTGCGGGCTATGTGCCCAACAGCACAGCCTTGATTGCCAGTCAGGTTCCTAAGGAAAAGACGGGTTATGCGCTGGGAACTTTGGCAACTGGTGTCGTCGCTGGCAATCTCATGGGGCCCTTAATTGGTGGAGTGATTGCTGAAGTTTTTGGTATCCGCAATGTCTTTCTACTGATTGGCTTTTTCTTTCTGATTGCGACCCTGATGACGGCTGCTTTTATCCGAGAAGATTTTAGGCCAATCACCAAGGAAGAGGAGATTGGATTTGGAGAACTAATTCGTCAGATTAGATATCCCAAGCTCTTGCTAACTCTTTTTCTGACTAGCTTTGTTATCCAGTTTGCAGCCCAGTCTATTGGTCCGATTCTTTCCCTTTATATTCGGGAGTTAGGCCAAACGGACAATTTAATTTTTGTATCTGGCCTGATTGTTTCGAGTATGGGACTGTCTAGTATGCTGAGCTCAAGTATTTTAGGTCGGATGGGGGATCGGATGGGCAATCATCGTTTGCTCGTTTTAGCTCAGTTTTATTCCATTATCATTTACCTGCTCTGTGCTCATGCAGGCTCTTCGCTCCAACTCGGTTTTTACCGCTTCTTGTTTGGTTTAGGGACTGGAGCCTTGGTGCCGGGGGTCAATGCTCTATTGAGCAAAATCACGCCTAAGTTTGGGATTTCCCGAATCTTTAGCTACAACCAGATTTTCTTTTATCTGGGTGGTGTCATTGGTCCCATGTCAGGATCGGCTATTGCAGCGACAGCAGGCTATCATTCAGTCTTTTATGCTACAGCAGGCTTAGTGGGACTGAGTCTCCTTATCAACCTTTTTTGTTTTGGAAATTTATTGAAAAAGAAGGAAATCTAG
- the coaE gene encoding dephospho-CoA kinase (Dephospho-CoA kinase (CoaE) performs the final step in coenzyme A biosynthesis.), with protein MVRIIGITGGIASGKSTVTDFLRQQGYQVIDADQVVHELQEPGGQLYQALLSTFGSAILQEDGRLDRPKLGAMLFGDPELLAQSSQIQNQIIREELAGRRDLLAETEDFFFMDLPLLFELQYEDWFDQIWLVDVTEETQLSRLMARNALSQEEAEKRIAAQLSLQEKRKRADVLIDNNGSLEGTRQQIRDALQKLERR; from the coding sequence GTGGTAAGAATTATTGGTATCACCGGCGGCATTGCTTCGGGTAAGTCAACGGTAACAGACTTTTTGCGGCAGCAGGGCTACCAAGTCATCGATGCGGATCAAGTGGTGCATGAGCTGCAGGAGCCAGGTGGCCAACTTTATCAAGCTCTTTTATCTACTTTTGGCTCAGCTATCTTACAGGAAGATGGTCGCTTGGACCGCCCCAAGCTGGGAGCTATGCTTTTTGGAGATCCCGAACTCTTGGCCCAGTCCAGTCAAATACAAAACCAGATTATCCGCGAGGAACTGGCTGGCCGGCGGGATTTGCTGGCGGAGACGGAAGATTTCTTTTTTATGGATCTTCCCTTGCTGTTTGAGTTACAATATGAAGACTGGTTTGACCAGATATGGCTGGTGGACGTGACGGAGGAAACTCAGCTCAGCCGCCTTATGGCTCGAAATGCTCTCAGTCAGGAAGAGGCAGAAAAACGCATAGCAGCTCAGCTATCTCTCCAAGAAAAGCGAAAGAGGGCAGATGTGCTGATTGATAATAATGGATCGCTTGAGGGAACTCGACAGCAGATTCGCGATGCTTTGCAGAAATTAGAAAGAAGATGA
- the mutM gene encoding DNA-formamidopyrimidine glycosylase, with amino-acid sequence MPELPEVETVRRGLECLVVGKTIEQVRVRYTKMIGTGVDAFVHDLPGQTIEKIGRRGKYLLFYLTGGVLVSHLRMEGKYLFYPDMVPERKHAHVFFQMTDGGTLVYEDVRKFGTMELLRKDQLEAYFAARKLGPEPTEAAFLLAPFTAALSRSKKPIKPYLLEQTLVVGLGNIYVDEALWRARIHPARPADSLKPAEVKRLREQIIEVLQLGIEKRGSTIRTYRNALGEDGTMQDFLQVYGKTGQPCARCGSPIEKIKLGGRGTHLCPHCQKAR; translated from the coding sequence ATGCCTGAATTACCTGAAGTGGAAACGGTTCGGCGCGGTTTGGAGTGTCTGGTTGTTGGCAAGACGATTGAGCAGGTGCGGGTCCGCTATACCAAGATGATTGGCACGGGAGTGGATGCTTTTGTTCATGACTTGCCGGGTCAAACCATTGAAAAGATTGGTCGTCGGGGCAAGTATTTGCTCTTTTACTTGACGGGTGGAGTGCTGGTTTCCCATCTGCGAATGGAAGGCAAGTATCTTTTTTATCCTGATATGGTGCCTGAGCGTAAGCATGCCCATGTCTTTTTCCAGATGACGGATGGTGGGACCCTTGTTTATGAAGATGTCCGCAAGTTTGGGACCATGGAGCTATTGAGAAAGGACCAGCTGGAGGCTTATTTTGCTGCCAGAAAGCTTGGTCCTGAGCCAACAGAGGCGGCCTTTCTTTTGGCACCTTTTACAGCAGCTTTGAGTCGTTCCAAGAAGCCCATCAAACCCTATTTGCTGGAGCAGACCTTGGTCGTTGGGCTAGGCAATATCTATGTAGATGAGGCCCTTTGGCGGGCGCGGATTCATCCGGCAAGGCCGGCAGACAGTCTAAAGCCTGCTGAAGTCAAGCGCCTGCGTGAGCAGATTATTGAAGTTTTGCAGCTGGGGATTGAAAAGAGGGGCTCGACCATCCGGACTTATCGCAATGCTTTGGGTGAAGATGGCACGATGCAGGATTTTCTGCAGGTCTATGGAAAGACTGGTCAGCCTTGTGCTCGATGTGGCAGTCCAATTGAAAAGATTAAGCTAGGCGGACGAGGTACTCATCTCTGTCCTCACTGTCAGAAAGCGAGGTAG
- a CDS encoding GNAT family N-acetyltransferase: protein MVGEIRAVEKSHLADWAYFAHLAWKTEKKKLLAAFSEGKFPNEFLYYIEGEAVAWISLSMRSEYVEGAEQLPIAYIEGIAVAPAFQRNGIATQLLEFAQSWATEKGVSQLASDCDMDNAVSQAFHKSAGFEEISRTVHYMLHLDKKG from the coding sequence ATGGTAGGGGAAATTCGAGCGGTCGAAAAATCTCATCTAGCTGACTGGGCTTACTTTGCTCATTTAGCTTGGAAGACAGAGAAAAAGAAATTACTAGCAGCATTTTCTGAAGGCAAATTTCCTAATGAATTTTTGTACTACATAGAAGGAGAAGCCGTTGCTTGGATCAGCTTATCTATGCGTTCGGAGTATGTGGAAGGAGCAGAGCAACTTCCTATCGCATATATTGAAGGCATAGCGGTAGCACCTGCTTTTCAAAGAAATGGTATTGCTACTCAGCTTCTAGAGTTTGCACAGTCGTGGGCAACAGAAAAAGGAGTATCTCAGCTAGCTTCAGATTGTGATATGGACAATGCAGTCAGTCAAGCTTTTCACAAGAGTGCGGGATTTGAAGAAATAAGTCGAACGGTGCATTACATGTTACATTTGGATAAGAAAGGATAA
- a CDS encoding DinB family protein has product MEFVNLLVENVERVEERFLSVLDNLSVEEANAFPVADTVPSIKSVTWLTWHTARELDFQIADLAKTNPVWFSKGWKKKFALDLPDDTEDWHHTPQEAHKVVVTDIDFLKGYLSDAVAATIAYLSEVNEDSLDDVIDENWTPAVKRGNRLVSIIDDAAMHSGQAIYARRLLGRED; this is encoded by the coding sequence ATGGAATTTGTAAATCTTTTAGTAGAAAACGTGGAACGAGTCGAGGAGCGTTTTTTATCGGTGCTGGATAATTTATCTGTGGAAGAAGCGAATGCTTTTCCGGTTGCGGATACAGTTCCGTCCATTAAGTCTGTGACTTGGTTGACTTGGCATACGGCGCGGGAGCTGGATTTTCAGATTGCTGATTTAGCAAAGACTAATCCAGTCTGGTTTTCTAAAGGTTGGAAGAAAAAATTTGCTTTGGATTTACCAGATGATACGGAAGATTGGCATCACACTCCTCAAGAAGCGCATAAAGTTGTGGTGACAGATATTGATTTTCTTAAAGGTTATCTGTCTGATGCGGTTGCGGCAACAATTGCTTATTTATCAGAGGTGAATGAAGACAGTCTGGACGACGTTATTGATGAGAATTGGACTCCAGCTGTTAAGCGTGGGAATCGCTTAGTATCGATCATTGACGATGCTGCTATGCATTCAGGTCAGGCAATCTATGCTCGCCGCCTGCTAGGAAGAGAAGATTGA
- a CDS encoding NUDIX hydrolase, which produces MNKDYISYIRSKVGHDKVILNFAGGILADEGGRVLLQLRGDKKTWAIPGGAMELGETSLQAAVREFHEETGIAVEAKRLLNVYTNFDESYPNGDKVQTVVFLYELQALENVDISNFHNEETLRLGFFSKEEIAELENVSDKHRLMLDEYFSDSFAMGL; this is translated from the coding sequence ATGAACAAAGACTACATTTCCTATATTCGCTCCAAGGTGGGGCATGATAAGGTTATTCTGAATTTTGCTGGAGGAATTCTAGCAGACGAGGGTGGTCGTGTGCTTCTGCAGTTGCGAGGCGATAAAAAAACATGGGCGATTCCTGGTGGAGCTATGGAGCTCGGGGAGACTTCTTTGCAAGCAGCCGTGCGCGAATTTCACGAAGAGACAGGCATTGCTGTTGAAGCCAAGCGCTTGCTGAATGTTTACACTAATTTTGATGAATCTTATCCTAATGGAGACAAAGTGCAGACGGTTGTCTTTCTGTATGAGTTGCAGGCACTGGAGAATGTTGATATTTCCAATTTTCATAATGAGGAAACACTGCGTTTAGGCTTTTTTTCTAAAGAAGAAATAGCAGAGCTGGAAAATGTATCGGATAAACACCGCCTGATGTTAGACGAGTATTTTTCAGACAGCTTTGCTATGGGGCTTTGA
- the era gene encoding GTPase Era — protein MTFKSGFVAILGRPNVGKSTFLNHVMGQKIAIMSDKAQTTRNKIMGIYTTDKEQIVFIDTPGIHKPKTALGDFMVEAAYSTLREVDTVLFMVPADEPRGKGDDMIIERLKAAKVPVILVVNKIDKVHPDQLLAQIDDFRQQMDFKEIVPISALQGNNVSHLIDILSENLEEGFQYFPEDQITDHPERFLVSEMIREKVLHLTREEIPHSVAVVVDSMKRDEETDKVHIRATIMVERDSQKGIIIGKGGSMLKKIGSMARRDIELMLGDKVFLETWVKVKKNWRDKKLDLADFGYNEKEY, from the coding sequence ATGACTTTTAAATCAGGCTTTGTAGCCATTTTAGGTCGACCAAATGTCGGCAAATCAACTTTTTTGAATCATGTCATGGGGCAAAAAATTGCCATCATGAGTGACAAGGCTCAGACGACCCGCAATAAGATTATGGGCATTTATACGACGGATAAGGAGCAGATTGTCTTTATCGACACGCCGGGAATCCACAAGCCTAAGACGGCTTTAGGCGATTTCATGGTGGAAGCAGCCTACAGCACCTTGCGTGAGGTGGATACGGTTCTCTTCATGGTACCGGCAGATGAGCCACGTGGCAAGGGCGATGATATGATTATCGAACGTCTGAAAGCGGCTAAGGTGCCAGTTATTTTGGTGGTTAATAAGATTGATAAAGTTCATCCAGATCAGCTTTTGGCGCAAATTGATGATTTCCGTCAGCAGATGGACTTCAAAGAAATCGTTCCGATTTCGGCTCTGCAGGGCAACAATGTTTCGCATCTGATTGATATCCTTAGTGAAAATCTGGAGGAAGGCTTCCAATATTTCCCAGAAGATCAGATTACCGACCATCCAGAGCGTTTCTTGGTTTCAGAAATGATTCGCGAGAAGGTTCTACACCTGACTCGTGAAGAAATCCCCCACTCAGTCGCAGTGGTTGTTGACAGCATGAAGCGAGACGAGGAGACGGACAAGGTCCATATCCGAGCGACGATCATGGTCGAGCGTGACAGCCAAAAGGGCATTATCATCGGTAAAGGCGGCTCCATGCTCAAGAAAATCGGATCCATGGCTCGCCGCGATATCGAGCTCATGCTTGGAGACAAGGTCTTCCTCGAAACCTGGGTCAAGGTCAAGAAAAACTGGCGGGACAAGAAGCTGGATTTGGCAGACTTTGGCTATAATGAGAAGGAATATTAA
- a CDS encoding diacylglycerol kinase family protein, which translates to MDLQDNKNNKRKWKNRDVISSLEFALTGIFTAFKEEKNMRSHVLSAVAAIIAGLIFRISATEWLFLLLSIFLVIAFEIMNSAVENVVDLASDYHFSMRAKNAKDMAAGAVLVVSGFAVITGLIIFLPKLWDIIF; encoded by the coding sequence ATGGACTTACAAGACAATAAAAATAACAAGCGCAAGTGGAAAAATCGAGATGTCATATCGAGTTTGGAGTTCGCTCTGACGGGTATTTTCACGGCTTTCAAAGAAGAAAAGAATATGCGGAGCCATGTTCTTTCAGCTGTAGCTGCCATCATTGCAGGTTTGATTTTTCGGATTTCAGCGACGGAGTGGCTGTTCTTGCTGCTGAGTATTTTTTTGGTGATCGCTTTTGAAATCATGAATTCAGCCGTTGAAAATGTTGTGGATCTGGCTAGTGATTATCACTTTTCTATGCGGGCAAAGAATGCCAAGGATATGGCAGCTGGTGCAGTTTTGGTGGTTTCTGGTTTTGCAGTTATCACAGGTTTGATTATCTTTCTGCCGAAACTGTGGGATATTATTTTTTAG
- a CDS encoding GNAT family N-acetyltransferase translates to MENIYVKLSQHSRIETERLILRPVTLDDAPAMFEYASDEENVRYTFEANKNLEETRNNIALFYLANPLGRWGIELKETGDFIGTIDLHKIRLDLKTAAIGYVIHKKYWNQGYTTEANRAVLELAFEEIGMNKLVALHDIDNPASGRVMQKSGMIFSHEEPYASLDKHEEGRIVTRVHYYLTREQYFAKK, encoded by the coding sequence ATGGAAAATATCTATGTTAAACTGAGCCAACATTCCAGAATTGAGACGGAACGATTAATCTTGCGCCCAGTGACCTTGGATGACGCACCAGCCATGTTTGAATATGCTTCGGACGAGGAGAATGTTCGCTATACCTTTGAGGCTAACAAAAATCTAGAAGAAACCCGTAATAATATTGCCTTGTTTTACCTAGCTAATCCTTTGGGGCGCTGGGGCATTGAGCTGAAGGAAACTGGCGACTTTATCGGGACGATTGACCTGCATAAGATCCGCTTGGACTTGAAAACGGCAGCTATCGGCTATGTGATCCATAAAAAATACTGGAATCAGGGCTATACGACGGAGGCCAATCGAGCGGTGCTTGAGCTGGCTTTTGAGGAAATCGGCATGAACAAATTGGTGGCCCTGCATGATATCGACAATCCTGCCTCTGGTCGTGTCATGCAAAAGTCAGGCATGATCTTTTCCCACGAAGAGCCTTACGCATCACTAGACAAGCATGAGGAAGGGCGCATAGTGACACGGGTGCATTACTATCTGACTAGGGAGCAATATTTCGCAAAAAAATGA
- the ald gene encoding alanine dehydrogenase has translation MLIGIPREIKNNENRVALTPAGVHSLVGKGHQVLIETNAGLGSGFADADYEKQGAKIVATAAEAWAAELVVKVKEPLETEYQYLRDDLLLFTYLHMAAAPELAQAMVTAKTTGVAYETVRDGQGQLPLLVPMSEVAGRMAVQIGAHFLTKQAGGSGVLLGGVPGVPKGKVTIIGGGVVGTHAARIALGLGAQVTILDISAKRLSVLEEVFGNQIQTLMSNPFNIEASVREADVVIGAVLIPGAKAPKLVTDDMVKQMRPGSVIVDVAVDQGGVIETADRVTTHDEPVYEKHGVLHYAVANIPGAVARTSTIALTNVTLPYIEALAGKGFKQAIADDAGLREGVTTYHGHITSQPVAEGLNLDYTSIDELV, from the coding sequence ATGTTAATCGGAATTCCAAGAGAAATTAAAAATAATGAAAATCGCGTTGCCCTGACGCCAGCTGGTGTGCACAGTCTTGTAGGAAAAGGCCATCAGGTTCTGATCGAGACAAATGCTGGACTTGGATCTGGCTTTGCAGATGCAGACTATGAAAAGCAAGGTGCAAAAATCGTTGCCACTGCTGCTGAAGCTTGGGCAGCTGAGTTGGTTGTTAAGGTTAAAGAACCGCTGGAAACTGAATACCAGTACTTACGTGACGACCTCCTACTCTTCACTTACCTGCACATGGCCGCTGCTCCCGAATTAGCCCAAGCTATGGTAACTGCTAAAACTACCGGGGTAGCCTACGAGACTGTACGTGACGGACAAGGACAACTACCACTATTAGTACCTATGAGTGAGGTTGCTGGTCGTATGGCGGTTCAAATCGGAGCTCATTTCCTGACCAAGCAGGCAGGTGGTTCTGGTGTTCTCCTTGGTGGTGTACCAGGTGTGCCAAAAGGTAAAGTCACCATCATCGGAGGCGGTGTTGTAGGAACTCATGCAGCCCGTATCGCTCTGGGACTAGGCGCTCAAGTTACTATTCTCGATATTAGCGCCAAACGTCTATCCGTACTGGAAGAAGTCTTTGGCAACCAAATCCAAACCCTCATGTCCAATCCATTTAACATTGAGGCAAGCGTCCGTGAAGCAGATGTCGTGATTGGAGCCGTGCTTATTCCTGGCGCTAAGGCACCAAAACTGGTAACTGACGATATGGTTAAGCAAATGCGCCCTGGTTCTGTTATTGTTGACGTGGCCGTTGACCAAGGTGGCGTTATCGAGACTGCTGACCGCGTGACAACCCATGATGAGCCAGTTTATGAGAAACACGGTGTTCTCCACTATGCGGTAGCCAATATCCCTGGTGCCGTGGCTCGCACTTCTACTATCGCCCTGACCAATGTCACCCTTCCTTATATCGAAGCACTGGCTGGCAAAGGCTTCAAACAAGCTATTGCAGACGACGCTGGATTGCGTGAAGGTGTCACAACCTATCATGGCCACATCACTAGCCAACCTGTTGCAGAAGGCTTAAACCTCGACTACACTTCTATTGACGAACTTGTCTAA